The following DNA comes from Pongo pygmaeus isolate AG05252 chromosome 9, NHGRI_mPonPyg2-v2.0_pri, whole genome shotgun sequence.
AGGTGCTTCTACTGCTTTTGAAGACTGGACAGTGTTCCCTGGATTTACCCAAAATTGTACATTTAGCAGGTGAAATTTGGAAACTCAAGTGCAGCTACCTAGAAATCTGGAATGAGATCACAAGCTGGCTTAAAAGTGTTTGAGATTCCCTGAATCTTCTTTGTCTGTCAGAATATgcagtacattttcttttatctgtgTGTTCCATTTCTCAAAATTTGggccaataaaatatttaaaatgcaaaaaaaaaaaaaaaaaaaaagaaaaatgtcattggtaatttgataggaataacattgaatctgtaagttgcttTGGGAAATATGGCCATTTCACAAcactgattctttctatccatgaacatgaaatgttttatgatttgtttgtgtcatctctgatgtctttgagcagtgttttttaattctcattgtagagatctttcacctcccttgttagctgtattattaggtattttattctttttgtggctattgtgaatggaattgcattCTTTATTTGGCCCTCATCTTGGATGTTGTTGATGTGTAGAAATTCTACTCATTTTTGTacactaattttgtattctgaaattttatttcagttgttTAGTAGTTCTAACAGCCTCTGAGCagagactatgggattttctaggtatagaatcatattgcgGGTGaagaaagatagtttgacttccccttttcttatttggatcccttttgtttcttgtttctttttattgtcgATTGttctggctgggacttccagtactttgctgaataggagtggtgagagtgggcatccttgtcttgttccagttctcaaggggaatgcttccactttttgcccgTTTAGTATGACATTGGGTGTAGGTTTGTAATAggcagcttttattattttgaggtatgtgcctttaatgcctagtttgttgaggacttttaacatgaagggatgttgaattttacgaAAAGCTTTTCTgtacctattgagataatcatgtggttttgtttaTAGTtctatgtgatgaattacatttattgttatatgtatgttgaaccaatcttgcatcccaggaataaaacctacttgatcttgatggattagctttttgatgtgctgctggattttgtttgctagtattttgttgaggatttttgactctatgttcatcagagatattgacctaaaggtttcttttttccttgtgtctctcccaggttttggtatcagaacaAATCTGgtctcacagaatgagttagggattagtccctcctcctcaattttttggaatcatTTTAGTAGGATGGGTACTAGCTCTTTTTTTATACTTCTTTGTAGAATTTGACTGTttatctggtccagggcttttacTGGTCGATAGGttttttattagtgattcaattttggaacttgttattggtctgcttaaaatttcaatttcttcctggctcaatattgagaggttgtatgtttccaggaattagTCCATTTCGTTTAGGTTCTCTAGTTTGTGTTGTTCTGCATTAATTAATTTTAcataaggaaaaattaaaagccaaaacatatatgcattttaaattaaattctgtATTAAAGATATTTAAGAGTAGGGAACTTCTTGGGATCAAgagattgttaaaaaaaaaagcttgtgatTTACTTTTCTAGGAAGGACTGCTCTaattttctgtctcttaaaatagGACAAAAATCATCTGTCCATAAttgattttcttccctttctcttagCAAGTCTTATTTCTTATAGGGATTACTGTACTCTCAACCCTGTTCTGCCTACCACTTCCAAACACACTTCTTTCTTGGATCACTGAAATGCCTTCTGGAAATCCTTTGATGGTCAAGAGTAAATATAAGatacaatatttgttttgtttttgattcccTTTCCTTACCAAGCATACAATAACTCTGTCCAATTTGTTCAGAGATGAAATGGAGTCTCAATCGATGCATTGCCTTATTTTAGTGTCCTTTTTCTTTGTCAAATAAGTGAGAACGAGATAAAGCCTATCTCTGGGGCTCTGAGAGACAGGGATGTGTTTTACTAACAGAAGATGCTTCAACACTGCCATCTCCTGGCCATACTAGATACGCCAGGCCCCCAGGGAATTGAGGAAGACGCTAACCCTTAGAAATGGCTGGCTTTAAACTTCCATCTTTGCCCTAGGGAAAAAATAATATCTCTCAGGATTTGAGAAAGGCTAATAAAACTCTGGTAATCAGGGAAAATTATGTTACAAACCACAAATATTACATAGCTGGGACCAGCAAAGAGCAACCTTCCTCTGTGCCGGTCACTTCTCACTGCTGCTTCTGGATATTAAGTTATAGTTAGGAATGTGTACAGCTCAAGTGGAGGTGAAACAGTACATCTTGAAGTACAAGTACAAGTGCAGCTAATGAATGTAGACTCCAGAAAAAATCCAAATCATAAACATGAAGAGTATATTTTTGTTAGAGTCTGACTTTGAAATTCTATGAACTACAATTAAAGAACAATAATGATAAGTTGAAGAATCTACTTTGGAAGATTGAGATGTTAAGGGCAGTTAGGAGCCTGCTATTGGAGAAGTAATTTAGACCTGCAGATGTTTTACTTGAAAGAGAGAAGGATCATGAGTGTGTAGGGAAGTTCAAACTATCCCTCTGAAGGTTGAAGTCTACGTCTGTTAAAATGAATcaacaaaagacaaattaacagGAAAAAGACATAGAATTTTATTAACATGCATAAGCATGGAGAAATCTAAGGAGAATGATTACCTGATAACTCCATTAAGCACAGATGCTTATATATCCTTCTTTATAGAGGAGGGGAGAGATTGAATGGGACCTGAGAAGAGACAATAGTTTGAGATGAAGTTCATCTGGGCTCCAGGTGTGGTGTTTAATTTTCAGTGTCTTCGTCTGTAATATGAGTTTTAATCTTCTCTGGTTAATGGAATTTCAGGGAAGGGATTGAAGgcaattgtgtttctttttagGGGTCTAGTGTCTAGGTAGATAAGGGAACTTCAGAGAATAACCTCATCCCATGCTTTGGGAAAGACAAAGAAGTGAAAGACAGGAAGGGCTGGGGTATGTCAGAGAAACCTTGCGGTTGCTTCTTTAGTTCAGAATGTTAAAGTGCTATATTTAGGGATATTGGTTTTCTGGGCTCTAACAATGTAATGATCTCCAAAACATTCCAGAGTTTAAATCTGTAATTATTATGGTGACTAGGGGCCAGGGAAGAACACAGAATAATATTTGGATGTGATGACTTGAGTTATGGAGAAATATTAGAAATGCTTAGCACACCACTTATAAAATTTATAGATCACCTTGATTTAGACCTAGACAACTAATCACTTGCATAACCTCTCtgctctcacttaaaaaaaaatcattgatgcATAATATTGTGTTACCAGCCCTGCAACTGAACCATAGTTATTTGCCAGTATATGGTTACTAGAAATTGTTAAGTGTCCCAGCCACAGCCATTATATTGCAATCAGAATTTTGTTTTGGATGTTTCTCTATTTCTGCTGCTTCCCAAGGCACTTCCACCTCAACATGTTTGTCAGTTATTTCCCATTGAATTTCTTGGAGAATTTTCAAATAGTCTCATCccataatatttttcttatgtcAACTTTCccagaagataaaagaaaaaaaatagagctttCGACTTTCCTTCAGCAGTAAGtagcctgatttcttttttttttattattatactttaagttttagggtacatgtgcacaacgtgcaggttagttacatatgtatacatgtgccatgttggtgtgctgaacccattaactcgtcatttaacattaggtatatctcctaatgctatccctccctactccccccaccccacaacaggcccaatgagaacacatggacacaggaaggggaacatcacacaccggggcctgatTTCTATGTAAGGGTTATATCTGTTCACACTGCCTCCATATGGAGATCCAGGCTTCCAAACTCGTTAACTAAACCTCACCTCTAACTAATTCAGCATCTTCTTCATGGTTTCCCTGATGATACAACCTGAGGTTCCTCTTCTCCTAAACCAGGTACTCTAAAATCTCcttaatttcaaatttatatatacatataaatagttTAAATATGTCTTTACCCTCCAATGCATGGAAAAATCCTGGTGTGAGAGGTTTAGGGTGCTTATATGAACTAAAGAGTTTTTGTATAAGGCTTGTCTCCTGTATCAGAATTGCTATGGTAATACACCAAAATTATGTGACTGTCATTGTCTACTGAATGGAGTCTGAGTCTTGCAGCAGTGTCATATTTGAAAACTTGGGGCTAAAGCTATAACaaatgtttgtatttctctgtctaaaatataattccaaatataaatatttgtattcctGCTTTCCATGATCAGgttagaagaggaaagagaaaatggagtTGGGGAACAAGGAAAGCACCACTAGGCAGGTTGATCATATTGGCCTCTTCTCAGAAATGATGTCCAAAAGTCTTCACTGAGTGTGGCCGGATGATTTTGCTAAAGTATAAACTGGTGAACCTTTCTATGGGTctttattttggcattttttcattcattaaaaaaaagataagtaagcTGATGGAGTTGGTTCTCCTAATTCTGCTATTCAATAACTTTGTGATTGGAtaagcataaaatatataaaagtacagAGAATCACAGCTTGGCAAACTTTCTCCCCTTTCTAAGAAGACCCCCGAATGGCCCTGCCTATTACAAATGGTACCTTGTTCATGCCCTTTGTGCTGACATTTATTGGGATCCCCGGTTTTGAATCTGTACAATGCTGGATTGGGATTCCATTCTGTGCTATGTACGCCATTGCTCTGATTGGAAATTCTCTACTTTTGATCATCATCAAATCTGAGCCAAGCCTCCATGAACCCATGTATATCTTCCTGGTCACATTAGGAGCCACAGACATTTCACTTAGCACCAGCATTGTGCCCAAGATGCTTggtattttttggttccatttgccAGAGATATATTTTGATGCTTGCCTCTTTCAGATGTGGCTCATCCACACATTTCAAGGCATTGAATCAGGAGTCCTGCTAGCCATGGCTCTGGACCGCTATGTAGCGATCTGTTATCCTCTGAGGCATGCTATAGTATTCACTCAACAGCTAGTCACTTATATTGTAGTTGGAGTGACATTGCGGCCTGCCATTCTGGTAATTCCATGCCTATTGTTTATAAAGTGCCATCTGAAACTCTACCGAACCAAGTTAATATCCCACACTTACTGTGAACACATGACCCTTGTGACTTGCCACTGAAGATGTTTACATTAATAAGGTCTGTGGTATCCTTGGAGTATTTATTGATGGTGGGCTTGACTTCATTTTCATCACGCTCTcctatattcaaatatttatcattgtcTTTCACTTGCCTCTGAAAGAGGCACGACTTAAGGTATTTAATACATGTATTCCCCATATATATGTCTTCTTCCAATTCTatctccttgctttttttttcattttttactcaCAGATTTGGATCTTATATCCCATCATATGTACATATTACCTTGTCCAGTCTTTACCTACTGGTCCCACCATTCCTCAACCCCTTTATCTATGGGATAAAGACCAAGCACATTAGAGATAAGGTAGTAAAAATATTCTGTTCCAAAGATGAGGCTTGAAatttgattgaaatagtttcttcATAAAGATAATAGCTCACCTATTACTAGACCTATGAGATCCAGTCAGTGGTTTGGGGTATCATTATGAttgatgaataaattaatgtgtCTGTATACACACAcctacaaacatatatatacacatatatattcatatttctgCAAGCATTTTTCTAGGTATATTAACAGAAATGAAATTGCAGTATAAAAAGTTTGTTCTGTTAATTTTTGATAAgtattgttatttcattttagacAATTCCAGTAGCTCATACTTCCATAAGCAAAATTCAAGTACTTGTTTCCCCatgttatattattaaaatttaaccaaaaaatttaaaaaaggggggaggagccaagatggccgaataggaacagctcccatctatagctcccagcgtgagcgacgcagaagacgggtgatttctgcatttccatctgaggtaccgtgttcatctcactagggagtgccagacagtgggcgcaggtcagtgggtgagtgcaccgtgcgccagccgaagcaggggcaaggcattgcctcactcgggaagtgcaagggggtcagggagttccctttccaggggtgacagagggcacctggaaaatcgggccactcccacccgaatactgtgcttttccaatgggcttaggaaacggtgccccaggagattatagcctgcacctggctcagaggggccTATGCCAATGGAGTCTCGctaattgctagcacagcagtctgagatcaaacagcaattcggcagcgaggctgggggaggggcgccccccattgcccaggctcgcttaggtaaacaaagcagcctggaagcttgaactgggtggagcccaccacagctcaaggaggcctgcctgcctctgtaggctccacctctgggggcagggcacagacaaacaaaaagacagcagtaacctctgcagacttcaatgtctctgtctgacagctttgaggagagcagtggttctcccagcacgcagctggagatctgagaacgggctgactgcctcctcaagtgggtccctgacccctgacccccgagcagcctaactgggaggcaccccccagcaggggcagactgacacctcacacggccggccaggtactccaacagacctgcagctgagggtcctgtctg
Coding sequences within:
- the LOC129007702 gene encoding LOW QUALITY PROTEIN: olfactory receptor 52A4-like (The sequence of the model RefSeq protein was modified relative to this genomic sequence to represent the inferred CDS: inserted 2 bases in 1 codon) — translated: MALPITNGTLFMPFVLTFIGIPGFESVQCWIGIPFCAMYAIALIGNSLLLIIIKSEPSLHEPMYIFLVTLGATDISLSTSIVPKMLGIFWFHLPEIYFDACLFQMWLIHTFQGIESGVLLAMALDRYVAICYPLRHAIVFTQQLVTYIVVGVTLRPAILVIPCLLFIKCHLKLYRTKLISHTYCEHMTLVXLATEDVYINKVCGILGVFIDGGLDFIFITLSYIQIFIIVFHLPLKEARLKVFNTCIPHIYVFFQFYLLAFFFIFYSQIWILYPIICTYYLVQSLPTGPTIPQPLYLWDKDQAH